The Armatimonadota bacterium genome includes the window ACCCCCGGCCCCCAGGGGATCGTCAGGTCGATCAGGCGCATCCGCACCGCCCCGCCGCCCGGCCCCCCCCCGGACGGCCGCCGAAGCCGCGCGGCCCTCATGCCCGCCCCTCCGCACCCGCCGCCTCGGACGGCTCGACGAGGAGGCGGCCGTCCCGCACCACCACCTCGCCGTCCAGCTCGACCGTCGGCCGCAGCAGCAGCCCGTCCAGGTGGAGCTGGCTCGTCACCACCCCGCCGATGACGTGGTTGTCCCCGATGGCCACGTGCACCGAGCCCGCCACCTTCTTGTCCTCCGTCATCGAGCCGATGAGCCGGGCCCGGTCGTTGGTGCCGATGGCGAACTCGGCGATGTTGGTGGCGTGCTCGTCGGCCTCGGCGACCAGGCGGCGCAGCGCCTCCGCCGAAGCCCCGCCCTCGATGGCCACCACGCGCCCCGCCCGCACCGTCATGCGGATGGGTGCGTCCAGACGCCCCAGGTTGTCCATGGTGTGCTCGACGACCAGCGTCCCCTCGGCAGTGCCCTCCACGGGGGCGATGGCCGCCTCGCCGTCCGGCATGGCGGCGAAGGTGCCGGGCCCCCCCACCCGGCCGGTGAGGGCGATGGCGCGGCGGCCGGCCACGCTCATCACCAGGTCGGTCCCCGCCGGGGTGCGCACGCGCACGCGCTCGGCGGCGGTGAGGCGCCGCGCCACCTCGCGGGTCACCCGGTCGATGCGGTCGTAGTCGGCCAGCATGGCGCCGTGGGTCATGATCTCCTCGGTGACCCCGCGCAGCACCAGCACCCGCGCGCCCGCCTGGAGCGCCTCGCGGGTGGCGTCGGTGTGGGTCATGGCGTAGGTGACCGGCTGGATGACCACATGGGCCGCCTTCATGGCCGCGCCCACGGGGGCGGGGGGGTCGTTGCCGTGGGCGGCGCGCGGCAGCATGGTCACCAGCACCGGCTCCGCGCCCACCTCGCGCACCGCCTCGGCGATGGCCTCGGCGATCCGCTGCGTCTGGGTGTCGCAGGCCACCACGACGACTTCGCCGGGCTGGACCCGCGCGCAGGTGCGGACGACGGTGCGGACGCTCTCACGCAACGAGACGGCGACGGCCATGCGACCTCCTCTCACGGTCGACGGACGACATGGGCGCTCACTTCCTTCGCCGCCTCCGGCGTCGCTCCCTGGCGGTGTGCAGTGGGGGACTGCGCGGCACGACGCTGGGGCCGCCGGGGGCCGCGACGGCNNNNNNNNNNNNNNNNNNNNNNNNNNNNNNNNNNNNNNNNNNNNNNNNNNNNNNNNNNNNNNNNNNNNNNNNNNNNNNNNNNNNNNNNNNNNNNNNNNNNCGGCAGGTGGGGGTTGGCACCGGCCAGGAAGGCCGCGATCTCGTCGGCGTTGCGGCCGGCGCGGTCGTCGGCGGCTTTCCGGCGGGCCTCACTGCCGGCCAGCGTGGCCGAGAGCCGGTCCTGCACGGCCTGGACGTGGCCGGTGAAGAGAGTGCCGAACTTCGCCGCCGCATCGGTGCCGTAGAAGGGGGCGATGGCCTGGCCGATGGCGCGGGCGTTCTGCAGGGCCCGCTCCTCCGCGACGCGGGCCGCCGCGCGCTCTCCCAGGCGGGTGGCCACGACAGAGGCGCGCGACCAGACGATGTGGTCGACGAGCAGCCCGCGCAGGGCCATGCGCAGCTCCGCCACCGTCAGCGTCTCGGGCGCCGCGCGGACCGGCGCCGGTACCGTGGTGACCGCCACCACGGCCGCAGCCGCGAGCAGGGCGGTGGCGGCCAGCGCGATGGTCATGCTCCTCGAGCGGACGAGCCTCAGCACGTGCGTCCCCATGGCGTTCCTCCTCCTGTTGCCGGATTCCCCGCTGGTCGGCCCCAGGCGGCGGAGCGCCGCACCGACTCAGTGCGCCCGACCCTCACCTCCTTTCCGACCCTGCCGCGCATCCTGCAGGGCGCGGCGCAGGTGCCGCAGCCAGGCGCCGGCCGCCGGCAGACGCCGGGCGGCCTCGGGCCGGTCCATCTGCGCCGGAGGGACGCCCAGCGCGTCGAGCGTCCGTCCCAGCGCCACGCTGTAGCGCAAGTACCAGGTGACGAGGTCCACCAGGACACGGTGGCGGCTGCGCACCGCACCGGCCTGGTCGGGATGGGCGCCGATCTCGGCCCCGAAGACCTCCGCGCCGTCGCTGACGAGAACGAGCCACCGCCCGGCGCGCTCGGGCGGCACCCGGTACCGGTGGAGGGTCCCCACGCACCCACCGCACGGCTCCGGGCAGGCCTCCAGACAGAGCGTGGTGACGCGCACCCCCCGCCGGCGCGCCGCCGCCAGCGCACCGGCCAGCGCCCGGGCCTCGGCGGGGGTGAGGGCGATCCACAGCACGCGCCTGGTGGCCTCCACCTGCGCCCTGGCCTGCTCGAGGATCCGGTCGTAGCCGCGCACGTTCCAGGCCACGTCCTCAGACCGGGCGGGGCGGACGCGGGTCAGCGCGCGGCGCGCCTCCACGGCGTGGCGCTGGAAGGCGGCTGCGAGCCGGCCGATCAGCTCGGTCGGCGGGACGGGGGCGTATTGCACCCCCTCAGGGGTCTGCAGGCGGCGGACGGCCCCCCGGGACTCAAGACGGGCCAGGACGGTGTAGACGTTCGGGCGGGGAATGGCGCTGGCCC containing:
- a CDS encoding aminopeptidase produces the protein MAVAVSLRESVRTVVRTCARVQPGEVVVVACDTQTQRIAEAIAEAVREVGAEPVLVTMLPRAAHGNDPPAPVGAAMKAAHVVIQPVTYAMTHTDATREALQAGARVLVLRGVTEEIMTHGAMLADYDRIDRVTREVARRLTAAERVRVRTPAGTDLVMSVAGRRAIALTGRVGGPGTFAAMPDGEAAIAPVEGTAEGTLVVEHTMDNLGRLDAPIRMTVRAGRVVAIEGGASAEALRRLVAEADEHATNIAEFAIGTNDRARLIGSMTEDKKVAGSVHVAIGDNHVIGGVVTSQLHLDGLLLRPTVELDGEVVVRDGRLLVEPSEAAGAEGRA
- a CDS encoding helix-turn-helix domain-containing protein, which translates into the protein MAAHPERHLEALGFSPYEARVYVTLLRHSPATGYEVARASAIPRPNVYTVLARLESRGAVRRLQTPEGVQYAPVPPTELIGRLAAAFQRHAVEARRALTRVRPARSEDVAWNVRGYDRILEQARAQVEATRRVLWIALTPAEARALAGALAAARRRGVRVTTLCLEACPEPCGGCVGTLHRYRVPPERAGRWLVLVSDGAEVFGAEIGAHPDQAGAVRSRHRVLVDLVTWYLRYSVALGRTLDALGVPPAQMDRPEAARRLPAAGAWLRHLRRALQDARQGRKGGEGRAH